Proteins from a single region of Butyrivibrio fibrisolvens:
- a CDS encoding TetR/AcrR family transcriptional regulator, translating to MDTKEEIIEAAREEFLEKGFQDASMRKIAGKVGITATALYRHYSSKEDIFDAVVEPAVSAWESMCITEEIRQTGTARKHGVDAMWNDTEQSKMIVDLIYKNFDTQKLLFFKSKGTKYENYLHEIVTRIQAATLKFMAELENGGVHINHVDDKEMHLLLSAEYSAMFEMVDHDFSYEEALHYAETLALFFKEGWRKFLGF from the coding sequence TCAGGATGCGTCTATGCGCAAGATTGCAGGCAAGGTTGGTATAACGGCAACCGCTCTTTACAGGCACTATTCAAGTAAAGAGGATATCTTTGATGCAGTTGTGGAGCCTGCGGTGAGTGCATGGGAGTCCATGTGCATAACAGAAGAGATAAGACAGACTGGAACTGCCAGAAAGCATGGAGTAGATGCCATGTGGAATGACACGGAGCAGTCAAAGATGATAGTTGATCTTATCTATAAAAATTTCGATACACAAAAGCTTCTGTTCTTTAAGAGTAAGGGAACTAAATACGAGAATTACCTGCATGAGATAGTAACCAGGATTCAGGCGGCGACTCTTAAATTTATGGCAGAACTTGAAAATGGCGGAGTTCATATAAATCACGTTGATGATAAGGAAATGCATCTTTTGTTAAGTGCTGAGTATTCAGCAATGTTCGAGATGGTAGACCATGATTTTTCTTATGAAGAGGCGCTTCATTATGCTGAGACTTTAGCTCTTTTCTTTAAAGAAGGATGGAGAAAATTTCTGGGTTTTTAA
- a CDS encoding ABC transporter ATP-binding protein encodes MKKRSTFSWVLEFAGRKKSYYVGSVLLAILGVAASFIPYLLIADVVGKLLSGNRDLGYYLESVILMGVCWIVRVAFHSISTTLSHVATFNVLGGIRRQLCKKLSTIPLGSVLDDNSGSYKNIIVERVDAMETTLAHIVPEFTSNILLPIVMFIYLLTLDWRVGLSNLIPAFIGVGFAAVMMAKSQGEFEVTVQKTKYLNDTAVEYINGIEVIKAFGKTGSSYEKFVNAAREGADCFINWMRKCIWWQAGSVSFMPATFLGVLPVGLFLVRGGSLTPENFITCVILSAGLISPLVIAFSYMDDIMKMQTIFGEITEIIERKDMVRPSELTKKPVGSDIELKGVKFSYKDKEILHGIDMEIKQGQVNAFVGPSGSGKSTIARLIDSLWDVDEGSITYGGVNIKDLPLDYYTSQIAYVAQDNYLFDMTVMDNIRLGREGATDEEVINAAKASGCHEFILGLENGYDTVVGGAGGHLSGGERQRICIARAMLKNAPVVILDEATAYTDPENEAIVQQSVAKLVQGKTLIVIAHRLSTIQDADKIFVINDGRIEASGSHAQLLSECILYRKMWDAHVASRDEDAPENNAASAARKEAANA; translated from the coding sequence ATGAAAAAACGAAGTACATTTTCCTGGGTTTTAGAATTTGCCGGGAGAAAAAAGAGTTACTATGTGGGAAGTGTACTGCTGGCGATTCTTGGCGTAGCAGCATCATTTATCCCATATCTATTGATAGCAGATGTGGTTGGAAAGCTCTTGTCAGGGAACAGAGATTTGGGTTATTATCTCGAATCCGTCATCCTGATGGGTGTGTGCTGGATAGTAAGAGTTGCTTTTCATTCCATATCAACTACGCTATCTCATGTAGCAACCTTCAACGTTCTTGGAGGTATCAGAAGACAACTTTGTAAGAAGCTGTCAACGATTCCGCTTGGATCAGTTCTTGACGATAACAGCGGAAGTTATAAAAACATCATCGTGGAAAGAGTTGATGCCATGGAGACGACTCTTGCCCATATCGTACCTGAGTTCACTTCGAACATCCTTTTACCAATTGTTATGTTCATATACCTTTTGACTCTTGACTGGAGAGTTGGTCTGTCAAACCTTATTCCTGCTTTTATAGGCGTAGGCTTTGCTGCAGTTATGATGGCCAAGAGCCAGGGTGAATTTGAGGTAACTGTTCAAAAGACCAAATACCTTAATGACACTGCAGTTGAGTATATAAATGGTATAGAAGTCATAAAAGCTTTTGGAAAAACAGGAAGCTCCTATGAGAAGTTTGTGAATGCAGCCAGAGAAGGTGCAGACTGCTTCATCAACTGGATGAGAAAGTGCATATGGTGGCAGGCAGGTAGCGTTTCATTCATGCCGGCTACATTCCTTGGGGTACTTCCTGTGGGTCTTTTTCTTGTAAGAGGCGGAAGCCTTACTCCTGAAAACTTTATCACCTGCGTTATCCTGTCAGCAGGTTTAATCAGTCCGTTGGTTATCGCATTTTCTTACATGGACGACATTATGAAGATGCAGACTATCTTTGGTGAAATTACAGAGATCATCGAGAGAAAAGACATGGTAAGACCATCTGAGCTTACTAAGAAGCCTGTAGGTTCTGATATTGAACTTAAGGGTGTTAAGTTCTCCTATAAGGATAAAGAGATTCTTCATGGAATTGACATGGAGATTAAGCAGGGACAGGTTAATGCTTTTGTCGGACCATCAGGCTCGGGAAAGAGTACAATTGCAAGACTTATAGATTCTCTCTGGGATGTAGACGAGGGAAGCATCACCTACGGAGGAGTTAACATAAAGGATCTTCCTTTGGATTACTACACAAGTCAGATTGCGTATGTAGCACAGGATAATTACCTCTTTGATATGACAGTAATGGATAACATCAGACTTGGCAGGGAAGGCGCTACTGATGAAGAAGTCATAAATGCAGCCAAAGCTTCCGGTTGTCATGAGTTTATCCTTGGACTTGAAAACGGCTATGACACTGTAGTTGGAGGAGCCGGCGGACACTTATCAGGCGGTGAGAGGCAGAGAATCTGCATCGCAAGAGCAATGCTCAAGAATGCTCCTGTAGTAATCCTTGATGAAGCAACAGCTTATACGGATCCTGAGAACGAAGCAATTGTTCAGCAGAGCGTAGCTAAGCTTGTTCAGGGTAAGACACTTATCGTTATTGCTCACAGACTTTCAACTATTCAGGACGCAGATAAGATCTTTGTGATAAATGATGGCCGTATAGAGGCATCCGGAAGTCACGCGCAGCTTCTTAGCGAGTGCATTCTGTACAGAAAGATGTGGGATGCACATGTGGCATCCAGAGATGAAGATGCTCCTGAGAATAATGCTGCATCTGCAGCCAGAAAGGAGGCCGCTAATGCTTGA
- a CDS encoding ABC transporter ATP-binding protein, with translation MLEMLRKFFDFCSPVDRAKFYRSVVLGVLDAIFGAMKIPAAFFAISAVIDKKITAGTFVVVLGFMLLSTIGKMVVNRFSQMLQTEAGYNTCCNKRMEIGQHLRYLPMGYFNDTSLGHITSVTTNTLEQTGDIATRAIMMVLQGSITTVVIGIGMFLFDVRIGLISVVGILIFFLFNKYTNACVAKVAGEKLESDKDMVGVVLEFIQGIAEIRNYNIISHSSTRLSKAIDRKVKADIGAEIAAIPAVGVQMLICKLIGVVIAGASIYFYLTGSMELTYTITMLLCSFMVFEALDMAGIYTALLKIIGRGVDLVNEIMSVEQMDINGEDIKPSNKDIHLDHVSFAYENRTIIDDVTLDIKENTTTAIVGPSGGGKTTITSLIARFWDVKSGKVTLGGRDVRDYSFDSLMENFSFVFQKVYLFEDTIANNIRFGRPEASMDEVIAAAKKACCHEFIMGLPDGYETVVGEGGATLSGGEKQRIAIARAIMKNAPIIILDEATANVDPENEKELTQAIENLTKEKTIIMIAHRLKTVRNADQIVVIDKGRIVQKGKHEELMEQDGIYKNFVSGRKQAVSWKIA, from the coding sequence ATGCTTGAAATGCTTCGTAAGTTCTTTGACTTTTGCAGTCCTGTAGACAGGGCTAAATTTTATAGATCAGTTGTGCTTGGCGTCCTTGATGCTATTTTTGGTGCCATGAAGATACCTGCAGCCTTTTTTGCCATAAGCGCTGTGATAGATAAAAAGATTACTGCCGGAACATTTGTAGTTGTTCTTGGATTTATGCTTTTAAGCACCATCGGCAAGATGGTTGTAAACAGGTTTTCCCAGATGCTTCAGACCGAGGCCGGATACAACACATGCTGTAACAAGAGAATGGAGATCGGTCAGCATCTTAGATATCTTCCTATGGGATATTTTAATGATACAAGTCTTGGTCATATCACATCAGTAACAACCAATACTCTGGAGCAGACAGGCGATATCGCAACAAGAGCGATAATGATGGTGCTTCAGGGCAGTATTACGACGGTTGTTATCGGAATAGGAATGTTTTTATTTGATGTGAGAATAGGTCTCATATCTGTAGTAGGTATCCTGATATTCTTTTTATTCAATAAGTATACAAACGCCTGCGTTGCGAAAGTTGCCGGCGAGAAGCTTGAGTCTGATAAGGATATGGTCGGAGTGGTGCTTGAGTTTATCCAGGGCATTGCTGAGATAAGGAATTACAACATCATTTCTCATAGCAGTACCAGATTGTCTAAGGCAATCGACAGAAAGGTCAAGGCCGACATAGGCGCTGAAATTGCGGCAATTCCTGCAGTTGGAGTTCAGATGCTTATCTGCAAACTCATCGGCGTTGTTATAGCAGGTGCATCTATATATTTCTACCTGACAGGTTCTATGGAACTTACCTATACCATAACAATGCTCCTTTGTTCATTCATGGTTTTTGAAGCACTTGATATGGCAGGCATATATACAGCTCTTCTTAAGATCATCGGCAGGGGCGTTGACCTTGTAAATGAGATCATGTCAGTTGAACAGATGGATATAAACGGAGAAGATATCAAGCCTTCAAACAAAGATATCCATCTTGATCATGTAAGCTTTGCCTATGAGAACAGAACCATCATAGACGATGTGACCCTTGATATAAAAGAAAATACGACTACCGCTATCGTTGGCCCTTCAGGTGGAGGAAAGACAACTATCACATCACTTATCGCAAGATTCTGGGATGTTAAATCCGGCAAGGTAACACTTGGCGGAAGAGATGTAAGAGACTACAGCTTTGACAGTCTTATGGAGAATTTCAGTTTTGTATTTCAAAAGGTATACCTGTTTGAAGATACGATCGCTAACAACATAAGATTTGGAAGACCCGAAGCGTCAATGGACGAGGTAATAGCCGCTGCTAAAAAAGCCTGCTGCCATGAATTCATCATGGGACTTCCGGATGGATATGAGACCGTTGTTGGTGAAGGCGGAGCAACTCTTTCGGGCGGTGAGAAGCAAAGAATTGCTATAGCAAGAGCCATCATGAAGAATGCACCTATCATCATCCTTGATGAAGCTACAGCCAATGTTGATCCTGAGAATGAAAAAGAACTTACTCAGGCAATAGAGAATCTTACCAAGGAAAAGACTATCATCATGATCGCTCACAGGCTCAAGACCGTAAGAAATGCAGATCAGATAGTTGTTATCGATAAGGGCAGAATTGTTCAAAAAGGTAAACATGAAGAACTTATGGAACAGGACGGAATCTATAAGAACTTTGTAAGCGGAAGAAAGCAGGCAGTTAGCTGGAAGATTGCTTGA